In the genome of Planctomyces sp. SH-PL62, the window GGAGTCATGAGCGGTCGTCTCCCGGCCTGGATCGTCGTCGAAGGTTCCATCTCGGTACGCGAGGGCGCCGACCCCAGTCCTGGGGCCTCCCGCCGGCGCGTGGCCTCCAGCATCGAGGTCGTAAGCGGGCGGGTCAAGCGCCGCGATCGGCGCCGCCTCGCGCGGGATGGGGTGAGTCAGTCCGCGCCGCCGGCCGAGAGCAGCGAGCTCCACGCGCCGGGGCTCACGCGCGAGTAGTAGCGGCCGTCGGCCCGGACGACTTCCAGGGGGCACTGGTAGACCTCGGAGAGCAGGTCCGAGCGCAGCACCGACTCGGGGTCTCCCTCGGCCGCGACTCGACCGTCCTGGAGCACCAGGACCCGCGAGACGGCGGGGGGAAGCTCCTCCAGGTGGTGCGTGATGAGGACCACGGTCGGCGGGTCGTCCTGATCGTGGAGCGACTGGATCGTGGCGAGGACCTGCTCGCGGGCCAGGAGGTCGAGGCCCGAGGTCGGCTCATCCAGCAGCAGCAGGCGGGGCTTGCGGACCATCGCTCGGGCCATCAGGCAGCGGATGCGTTCGCCGCTGCTCAGGTTCTGATAGGGCGTCTTCATCACCGCGCGGAGGCCGACCGTGGCCAGCAACCGCTCGGCCTCGGCGCGGATCTCTGCGGTCGCCTCGCGGTAGAGCCCGACCGTCCCGAACGCGCCGGTCTCGGCGACTTCCAGGGCCGACATCTCCGGGTCCGGCTCCGCCATCCCCGTCGGCTGGACCAGCCGCAGCGACTCGCGAAGCTCGTGGAGGTTCACCGAGCCGAACGCCTCGCCGAGCACCGACACGGTCCCTTCGGTGGGCCAGAGATAGCCCGAGACGACCCGGGTCAGCGTGCTCTTGCCGCAGCCGTTGGGGCCGAGCACCGCGACGCACGCCCCCGCAGGAACGTTCCAGTCCACGTCCTTGAGGATCCACCGCCCCTGGCGATAGACGCCGACGCCCCGCGCCCGGACGGCGAGGGATTCGGGAGTCGATTCGTCGAGGCCCTGCGGACGGGCGGCTTGATCCATGAGAAGGGGCTCGCTGCGGTGCGGAACGGTTCGATTCGGCGGCCGGGGGCCGACGTCGGGAAAACGAACCCGCGCGCCGGACGGCCGGCGCGCGGGCTTCGAGCAAGAATTCGGCTGAGTGCGAGGAGGCCAGGGCGGGGCGGCCTCCCGAGCTCAGAACGTCGGGATCGTCAGCCGTTCGCCGCCCTTCATGGCGGACTCGTGGGCGCAGAGGCCGACCATCGTCCAGTTGGCGGAGGTCTCGGCGTCCGGCAGGGGGGCGCGTTCGCCCTTCACGGCGCTCAGGAAGGCGTGGACCAGGTGCGGGTGCGAGCCGCCGTGGCCGCCGCCTTGCAGGAACGAGAGGTGGTCGGCGTCCTGGATGGCGGCCGGCTGGGTGAACCTTTGGATGCCCTCCGGGAGCAGACGCGCGTAATCCGGCACCTTCACCCGTTTGGCGATCTCGGGCTCGGCCAGCGGGGCTTCGGGGGTGCTCTTGGTGTGGATCACCGGGTCTTCGCCCTCGACCTGCTGCCACTCGAACGACTTGCGGCTGCCGGTGGCGTCGAAGCTCTCGCGATACTGCCGGGCCGTGTCGAAGAGGCTGCGGGTCACCTCGGCGACGACGTCGCTGTCCTTGATCGTGAACGTGGCGGACTCGACCGCGAACGGGCTGTCGTACTTGGCGACAAGGTCCTCGCGGATCCGTCCCGAGCCGTGGCAGACGACGCTCTCGGCGTGCTTGCCCAGGAGCGCCAGGCAGGGGCTGACGCAGTGGGTGGCGTACCACATCGGGGGCAGGCCGGGCCAGTACTCGGGCCAGCCGTCCATGTCTTGCTGGTGGCTGCCGCGGAGAAACTGCAAGCGGCCGAGCTCGCCCTTCTCGTAGAGTTCCTTCACGAACAGGTATTCGCGGCTGTAGACGACGGTCTCCATCATCATGTAGACCTTGCCGCTGGACCGCTGGGCCTCGACGACCTTCTTGCAGTCCTCGATGCTGGTCGCCATCGGCACCGTGCAGGCGACGTGCTTGCCGGCGTTCAGGGCCTCGATCGACATCCAGGCGTGGTCCGGGATCGGCGAGTTGATGTGGACCGCATCGATGTTCGGGTCTTTCAGAAGCTCGCGATAGTCCGTGTAGCGGCCCTTGATCCCGTACTTCTCCCCGACCTCTTCCAGCCCCTTCGGATCGCGCCGGCAGACGGCGGACATCTCGGCCCCGGGGTAATTCTGGTAGATCGGGATAAACTCGGCCCCGAAGCCGAGGCCGATGATCGCCACACGGATGGGCTTGTCGCTCGCCATCGTCGATGATCCCCTAATTGTCGTCGCGGTTCGACCCGATCGGGAGTGGACTCCCTGCGGAGTAAGGTGCAGGATAGTGGGCCTCGAAGTCGAAGGCAAGCGTACCGCGAGGATTGATCCCGATGGCCGAGTTCTCCGCATCCAAACCCGTCCGCGTGGGCTTCATCGGCCTCGGAGCCGTGACCGCGTACCACCACCTGCCGGGCCTGCTCCTGGACCCCCGAGCCAGGCTGACGGCGATCTGCGACGCCGACCCCGCCCTCCTTGAGAAGCGCAAGGTCGAATGGGGGGTGGACCGCGCGACGACCGATCCGCTGGCCCTCTGCCGCGACGACGCCGTCGACGCCGTGATCATCGCCACCCCCAACGACACCCACCGGCCGATCGCCGTCGCCGCCGCCGAGGCCGGCAAGCACGTCATGGCCGAGAAGCCGCTGGGCCTCAACGCCCGCGAGGTCGGCGACATGTACGAGGCCGCACGCGACGCGGGCGTCGTCCACATGACGGCCTTCACCTATCGCTTCGCCCCGGCCATGCGCTACTTGCGAACCCTGGTGAAGTCCGGCGCGATCGGCGAGCCCCGCCACTTCCGCTCCCAACGGTTCCTCGACTGGCCCGAGACGAGCTGGGGATGGCGGCAGTACAAGGAACGCGCGGGGGCCGGCGACCTGTTCGACATGACCATCCACCGCATCGACTTCGCCATCGACCTGATCGGCCCGATCCAACGGGTCTGCGGCGCCGTCGCCCGCTTCGCCCCCCGCGACAGGACCGTCGACGGCAAGCCCTGCGAGCCCTCGAACGTCGACGACTGGTCGTCGCTCATCGGCGAGTTCGCATCGGGCGCGACCGGCGTCTGGGAGGGGACGACGCTCGCCAAGGGCTACCATCGCGACGGCTTCGGCCACGAGTGGGCCGAGATCAACGGCTCCGAGGCCTCGGTGGTCTACCGCCTCCACGAGCCCAACGTCATCCTCCTGGGCAAGACCGGCAGCGACCTCGCCCCCGTCCCCGTCCCGGACGAGTTCCTCAAGCCCGCCGGCAGCCCGCGCGACCCCGCCGACGGCGCCCCGGCCACCGTTTTCCGCTACGACCTGATGTGGGAGTTCATCTCCGCCATCGTCGAAGGCCGCCCCGCCGTCCCCGACTTCCGCGACGGCCTCAACGCCCAGATCGTCGCCGACGCCGTCCTCGACTCCCACCGCCGCCGCGCCTGGGTCGACACCCCCACCGCGACGGCGTAAGGATATTCCAAGCGTAGTCACAACACCAAGCCTGCACAGAACGGAATCACACCATCCAAACAAGAACGCAATCACAGCCCAACCGTTGAACTGCTCGAAATTCAAAACCAAAGCTGGGAGGACTCAATCAGAATGCGAGACAACCAGGATCCACCAGACAATGAGAAGTTCCCGCGAGTTCAGTTTATCGAATACTGGCACAGCTTGGCCCAGGAGATACTAGAGGCACGCGTCAAGTCGCGGTTGATACACG includes:
- a CDS encoding ABC transporter ATP-binding protein, giving the protein MDQAARPQGLDESTPESLAVRARGVGVYRQGRWILKDVDWNVPAGACVAVLGPNGCGKSTLTRVVSGYLWPTEGTVSVLGEAFGSVNLHELRESLRLVQPTGMAEPDPEMSALEVAETGAFGTVGLYREATAEIRAEAERLLATVGLRAVMKTPYQNLSSGERIRCLMARAMVRKPRLLLLDEPTSGLDLLAREQVLATIQSLHDQDDPPTVVLITHHLEELPPAVSRVLVLQDGRVAAEGDPESVLRSDLLSEVYQCPLEVVRADGRYYSRVSPGAWSSLLSAGGAD
- a CDS encoding Gfo/Idh/MocA family protein, with amino-acid sequence MASDKPIRVAIIGLGFGAEFIPIYQNYPGAEMSAVCRRDPKGLEEVGEKYGIKGRYTDYRELLKDPNIDAVHINSPIPDHAWMSIEALNAGKHVACTVPMATSIEDCKKVVEAQRSSGKVYMMMETVVYSREYLFVKELYEKGELGRLQFLRGSHQQDMDGWPEYWPGLPPMWYATHCVSPCLALLGKHAESVVCHGSGRIREDLVAKYDSPFAVESATFTIKDSDVVAEVTRSLFDTARQYRESFDATGSRKSFEWQQVEGEDPVIHTKSTPEAPLAEPEIAKRVKVPDYARLLPEGIQRFTQPAAIQDADHLSFLQGGGHGGSHPHLVHAFLSAVKGERAPLPDAETSANWTMVGLCAHESAMKGGERLTIPTF
- a CDS encoding Gfo/Idh/MocA family protein; this encodes MAEFSASKPVRVGFIGLGAVTAYHHLPGLLLDPRARLTAICDADPALLEKRKVEWGVDRATTDPLALCRDDAVDAVIIATPNDTHRPIAVAAAEAGKHVMAEKPLGLNAREVGDMYEAARDAGVVHMTAFTYRFAPAMRYLRTLVKSGAIGEPRHFRSQRFLDWPETSWGWRQYKERAGAGDLFDMTIHRIDFAIDLIGPIQRVCGAVARFAPRDRTVDGKPCEPSNVDDWSSLIGEFASGATGVWEGTTLAKGYHRDGFGHEWAEINGSEASVVYRLHEPNVILLGKTGSDLAPVPVPDEFLKPAGSPRDPADGAPATVFRYDLMWEFISAIVEGRPAVPDFRDGLNAQIVADAVLDSHRRRAWVDTPTATA